Part of the Halopseudomonas maritima genome, TGCAGGATGTGGTGACGCTGGATAACGCTGTGGCGGTTACCGCGAGCAACTATTGGGCCTGCCAGCAGGGGCTCAAGGCGCTGCGCGTGGAATGGGACCTGGGTGAACACGCGGCCATCGACTCCGCTCGGCTGGACCAGGCGTTGCAGGACGCCAGTAGCCGAGATGGTGTGGTTGCGCACAGCAGCGGCGATATCGAGGCGGCCCTGAGCGGTGCTGCCAGCACCTTTGAGGCGGTGTACGAGCAGCCGTTCCTGTCGCACTCGCCGCTGGAGCCGATGACCTGCGTGGCGCAGGTGCGGGCCGACGCCTGCGAGCTATGGGTGGGCACGCAGGTGCCGGCGTTCGCCCAGCAGACCGCCGCAGCGGTGACCGGCCTGCCGCCCGAGCGTATTCAGGTGCATAACCAGTTGATCGGTGGTGCCTTTGGCCGCCGACTGGATTTTGATTTCATCACCCAGGCGGTGGCCATTGCCAAGCAGGTGGACTATCCGATCAAACTGATCTGGAGCCGCGAAGAGGACATGACCCATGACCTCTATCGGCCGCATTATGTCGATCGCCTGACCGCTGCGCTGGACGTCGACGGTCGCCTGCAGGGCTGGCAGCACCGTATTGCCGGGGCGTCGGTGCTGGCGCGTTACATAGGCGGCCTGCCGCCCAGCGGTGTCGACTTCGACGCGGTTGAGGTGGCTATCGAGCCGATCTATGCGCTGGACAGTCTGCAAGTCAATTACATTCGCGAGGAGCCCAAGGTCGTACCGGTCTCCTGGTGGCGCGGGGTTGGCCCGCTGCGCAGCACCCTGGCACTGGAGTGCTTTATCGACGAGCTGGCGCACAACGCCGGCCAAGACCCGGTCGACTACCGCCTGGCGCTGATGGACGCCCATCCGCGGGCGCAGGCGGCGCTTAAACTGGCGGCCGAGAAAGCCGGCTGGCAGACCCCGCTGCCTGCCGGCCAGGGCCGAGGCATCGCGGTGAGCGCGGTATTTGGCAGCTTCCTCGCGACTGTTGTCGAGTTGGAAGTGCAAGCGGACAAGGGCGTGCGCATCAAGCGTCTGGTCAGCGCCATCGACTGCGGCCTGGTCACCAACCCTACCTCGGTGCTGGCGCAGATCGAGGGTGGCACGTTGTTTGGCCTGTCGGCATCGCTGTTCAACGAAATCACCCTTGAGCAGGGGCAGGTGCAGCAGAGCAACTTCCACAACTACCGCCAACTGCGCATCAACGAAGCGCCCGGTGTGGAGGTACACATTGTGCCCAGTAGCGAAGACCCCGGTGGGGTGGGTGAAACGGGCACCGCGCTGATCGGTCCGGCCCTGCTCAATGCGCTGGCTGCCGCCACTGGCGAGCGCTTGCGGCGCCTGCCGTTGAGCCGCGCTGGATACTTCCCGGTACAAGGAGCCTGACCCATGCATCCGAGCAAAACCCTGATTGGCGGGCTGGCTCTGGCTGCCCTGAGTCTCCCCGCGCTGGCTGATGACCAGGCGCTGATCGAGCGCGGCAAGTATCTGGCCGCGGCCGCCGACTGCGTGGCCTGTCACACAGTACCCGGTGGCGAACCCTTTGCGGGTGGCGTGGAGTTCAAGCTGCCATTCGGTTCGCTGTATTCACCCAATATCACGCCCGACCGGGAAACCGGCATTGGCGACTGGAGCGATGCGGACTTTCTGGGCGCGCTGCACGAGGGCGTCGGCAAGGACGGCAAGCGCTACTATCCGGCGTTTCCGTACACCTCCTACACCCTGATGCCAGACGAGGACGTGCAGGCCATCAAAGCCTACCTGTTCAGCCTGGAACCGGTCAGCAACACGGTGCCGGAGAACACCCTCTCGTTTCCCTTCAACCAGCGCTGGGGCATGCTCTTCTGGAATCTGGTGTTCCACGATAACGCCCGCTTTGAGCCGGACCCGACGCAGTCTGAGCAGTGGAACCGTGGCGCCTATCTGGTCGAGGGCCCCGGCCACTGTGGCGAGTGCCACACGCCGCGTAACTTCGCTCAGGCGCTGAGCAGCAGCCAGCCGCTGGCCGGCAACCTGGTGCAGGGCTGGCAGGCTTACAACATCAGCAGCGACGTACAGTACGGTATCGGCGCCTGGTCGCCGGCTGAACTGGTCAGCTACCTTGGCAAGGGCTATGCGCCTGGCAAGGGCGTCGCGAGCGGGCCGATGGGTGATGTCGTCAGTCACAGTCTGCGACACCTGAACAGTGATGACCTGTCAGCCATTGCCACCTATCTGCTCACTACCGAGCCGCAGGCCGAGGGCGTGCCGCGACCGCAACCGACGACGGCTGCCGCAACGCCGGTGACCGATGGCGGGTTGGGTGGCCACCTGTTTGCCGGTGCCTGCGCCGGCTGTCACAGCTGGAACGGCGAGGGCACCCAGAGCCCTGTGGCGACTCTGTCGGGGCTGAAGACGGTCAATGACCCCGCCGGCACCAACTTGCTCAACATCCTGTTGCGCGGCCATGCGGCGCCGCACCTGCGGGTCGACCAGCAGATGCCCAACTTTGCCAACGCCTATCAGGATGCCGAGCTGGCTGCTGTCGGCAGCTTCGTGTTGCAGCACTTTGGTCAGAGTGGCGGTACGTTGAGCGCCGAGGATGTTGCTGCACGGCGCGGCAACACCGGCCATTGAACTGCGCCGGAGGTAAGGCATGAGCGAGCTTGAGCAGCTGCTGGAAGCGGTGGCAGTGGCCGAGGGCGCGGGTGAAGAGGCGGTGTTGGCCACGGTGGTCAAGGTTGAAGGCTCGGCATACCGCCGCCCTGGCGCGCGCATGCTGATCAATACGCTGGGTCAGACCGCCGGCACTGTGAGCGGCGGCTGCCTGGAGACCGAGGTGGCGCGCACCGCCTGGTGGCTGACCGAGCGCGGGCCGGCGCTGCGCAGTTACAGCACTGCCGAGGATGCAGAGGACGGCGACGCGGCTGTGCGGTTTGGACTGGGCTGTAATGGCACCGTGCACCTGCTGTTTGAGCGGATAAGCTCGCCGGCCTGCCAACTGCTGTTGGCTAACGCTCGTGACCTGGTGGCGCCGCAGAGCGGTGCAATGGCAACGGTGGTAGGCCCCGCGCACAGCGGACTGCTTGGCCAGCGGTTGGTTCTGGATGGGGCGGGGCGCACTGCCGGCAGCCTGCCGGCCTCGCTGCAGGCGCCACTTCACTCGCTGTTGCTGCAGGCGCGGGACGCCCCTCGGGCCAGCCTGCACCAGTTTGAGCAATCAGGTGGGCAGGTACTGGAGGTGCTGCTTGAGCCGCTGCGTCCGGCGCGCCGGCTGGTCATCTTTGGTGGCGGGCATGACGCCCAACCGTTGGTGAGCATGGCGCGCCTGCAGGGTCTGCATGTGACGCTGATCGACAGCCGAGCGCACTTTGCCCGTGCCGCGCGCTTCCCCGATGCGCATGCGGTGCTGCAGGGCGACTTGCAGCAACCGGATGCGCTGCTGCCACTGCTGGACGATGCGGCTGTGGTTATCATGACCCACAGCCTGCAGCAGGACGCCTGCTGGCTTGATCTGGCCGTGCGGTCAGCCGCCTGCTATATCGGCCAGCTGGGGCCACGTGAGCGCACCGAGCGTCTGCTCGCCGGCGTTCAGCGTCCGCTGCCTGCTCAGCTTCATTACCCGGTTGGCCTGGATCTGGGCGGCGATACACCTCAGAGCGTGGCGCTGGCCGTATTGGCTGAAATAACGGCGGTGGCGCACCAGCGCCAGGGCGGCAAGCTACAGCAGCGACGCACCGCCATTCATGACCCGGTGCCGGTTGAGCGTCACGCCCGGGTCGTTTCACCTTCGCTGAGTGAGAAATACTAGATGTCTGAAATCATTACCATTGTTGCCGTACTGCGCGCGGCGGACGGCGCTGCCGAGAAAGTTGCCGGTATTTTGCATCGCGCTGTGGCGCCATCCCGTGCCGAAGCCGGTTGCCGCGGTTACGTGCTGCACCATGATCGCAGCGATCATCAGCGCTTTGTCTTTGTCGAGCAATGGGCCGGCATGGAGGCGATTGAAGCCCATCGCCAGGCGCCACACTACCTGGCGATGGGCAAGGCGCTGGATGGCCTGATCGCTGAGCGTGAGGTCATGCTGCTGGACGCAGTGCCCTGAGCCGTCGCGTTGCCGCCCTGATGCTGGCGGCTGGCAGCAGTCAGCGCTTTGGCAGCGATAAGCGCCGGGCGCCGCTAGCCAGCGGCCACAGCATGCTGCAGGCTGCCATGGCGCGCGCCCTGGATGCTTTCGGACAGCTCACCCTGGTGCTGCGTGAGGGCGATGACCCCGCCGCCCTCGGGGTGCCCGAGGGTGTGCAGGTGCTTTTCAACCCGCACGGTGAGCGCGGCATGGCCGGCTCTCTGGTGCTGGGGGTACAGCATCTACTGCAAAGCGATGCGGAGGTGCTTGCGGTGCTGCTGGCGGATATGCCTTGCCTGCAGCAAAACACGCTACAGGCGGTCATCGCTGCGAGCGATCCAGAGCATATCGTGCAGCCCCAGTTTCAGGGGCGAGGCGGTCACCCGGTGCTGTTTGGTCGGCGCTTCTGGCCCGAGCTGCTGGCGCTGGAGGGCGATGTTGGCGCACGCTCGGTTGTGCGGGCCCGCGCTGAATACGTTAAGGTGCTGACGGTGGCTGACCCTGGCGTGTGCCTGGATATCGATGAGCCGAGCGCCCTGGCCACCCTTGCCCCCTCGATTTGACCTTGCAGGAGAACCCCGTGCCCTCGGTGTATCTGGCCGGCTTCGATGTGTTTTATCCCGACGCGCTGGGGCGCGGCGCCTATCTCAAACAACTGTGCGCCGAGCATGGCCTGCGCGGGCTCTATCCGTTAGATGCGCAGGTGCCGGCCGGCGAGACGCAGCCAGCGCAGTGGATCTGCCAGGCCAACCTGCAGGCCTTGCGCAGCGCCGATGCGGTGCTCGCCAACCTGGGCCGCTTTCGCGGCGCCGAGCCTGATTCTGGGACGGTGTTCGAGGTCGGGTTCGCCTGCGCTCTGGGTAAGCCGGTGTGGGCTTACTTTGCGGAGCAGCAACCGCTGATTGAGCAGGTAGACCATGACGAACAGGGATACTGCGCCGACGGCTTCCAGGTTGAGGACTTTGGTTTGCCGCGTAACCTGATGCTCGCCTGCAGTTGGGTCGGCGCCAGCGAGACCGCCGAGCAGGCCGTGGCGCAGCTGGCGGCTTGGTTGCGAGGCCTGGGGCACGCTGCACCCTAGCTAGCGCCCGCAAACGGCGCCGTCGGGGTAACCAGTTGCTAGCGCTCAAGGAGACCCTGCGACTCGCCTTGGCTACCTGGTGCTTCGGTCCACGCGTTAACCACTTGGGTATCGCTGCCCAGGCTCAAGGCGATGTAAAGCGATGCCTGCAGCACCTGAATGGGGACACGCCTCTTGGCGCCCCCTCATTGATTTTGCTGACCGCCTGGGGGCGCTTGCTGCTTTCAATCCTCTCTGGCGCGAATCTTGAAGAGGTGTTCAAACCCCTGCAGCGTGCTGTCCACGAAGCGCTCATCGGTGGTGGGGGCTGGAAACTGCAGAACACCATGGATGACCAGGGAAGCCAGGCCGTGGGTGTAGGACCAACTCGCCAACGCGGATCGGCGCACCTCCGCGCTGTCCATTCCCTGACCGAGTACCTCGGCGATTATGCGCTTGAGCTCGCCAAACGCCTCATCGCGAGCCTCGCGGTACTCCAGAGGCATATGGTTGCTGGCTAACTCCGGACCAAACATCAGTTGGTACAGCGCCGGGTTGGCGCGGGCGAAACTGAAATAGGCCAGGCTTGCATCGCGCAGCTTCTGCAGGCCGACATTACCTTGGTCGGCGCTGCGTAGCGCGATGCCCAGCTCGCGAAAACCCTGAGCCGCCAAATAGCCGACCAGCTCGGCGCGGTTTGCGTAGTGGTGATAGGCGGCCGTTGAGCTTACCCCGACGCGTTCCGATACCGCGCGTAGTGACAGCTTCGTCGGCCCCACCTCTTCGAGCATCTCCCGGGCGGCACTCAGCAGTTGCGGGGCGAGGTTGCCTACGTGGTAGGTGTCTCTTGCTCGTTGGGATGTCTTGTTCATTCTCGGGACCGGCCTGGATGCGTTTGGAGGAGGCATTGATCTTATCATTCGGATGTATCTTGACGTCGATAAGATTAAAATCTTAACATCGATAACATTCTATGAATGAGGTGTATCCATGGTTTCAACCTACGAGTGTTTTGCCGTCAGCGTAGAGGGTGGCATCGCCCACCTGCAGCTCAACCGTCCCGATAAGGCCAACAGTCTGACTCGGGCCTTCTGGAGCGAGCTGCCCGAGGCGGTTGACCAACTGAGCCGTTCAGGCCAGGTGCGGGCGATGGTGATTTCCGCGCAGGGGAAGGTGTTCTGCGGTGGTCTGGATATGCAGATGTTCTCCTCTGCCAAGGAGTTTCACGCGACTTGCCCGGAAGAGCGCGAGGTGCTGCAGGTTAATTTGGAGCGCATGCAGGGGGCGCTGAATGCTCTGGAGAAAGCGCGTTTCCCGGTAATCGCTGCTGTGCAAGGTGCTTGCATCGGTGGTGGCTTCGATCTGATTGCGGCATGTGACCTGTGTTTCTCCACGGAGACGGCAAAATTCCGCATTGAGGAAACCAACGTCGGAATGATGGCTGACCTGGGCGTTTTGCAGCGTCTGCCGCGGTTGATTCCCTCCGGTGTCGCCCGCTATCTGGCACTGACTGGAGACACCCTGGATGCCGCAGAGGCCTATCGTCTGGGGTTGCTTGCCAAGGTTTTCCCCACGGCTGAAGAACTCCTCAATGGTGCTTTTGCTGCTGCAAGGCGCATTGCCGAGCGCCCGCCGGTGGCGATCAATGGCATCAAGCGCGCAATGCTCTACAGCCGCGACCACGGCGTCTACGAATCCCTGCAACATACGGTGCTGTTGCAGAGCGCCATTCTCAGCGGGCAGGACATCCTGCGTTCGGTCGGCGCGCGCGCAGCGGGAGAGACGGCTCAATTTGCTGACCTTATCGAGCTACAGAAAACCTTCTGAGACATTTTTTTAACCAAATCTTATCGATGATAAGTTAGAGGTGGATATGAAGCATTACGATGCCGTGGTGATTGGTGCCGGTAACGCCGGGTTGACCGCCGCGACCGCACTACAGCGGGGTGGTAGTCGCACCCTGCTGGTGGAGCGACACAACATCCCGGGCGGCTGCGCTACATCCTTCGTACGTGGCAACTTCGAGTTCGAGGTTGCGTTGCATCAGCTCAGCGGCCTGGGTACCGAGGAAAAACCGTTTGTGATGCGCAAGTTCTTCGACCAGTTGGGGGTGATGGATAAGGTCGAATTCATCCAGGAGCACGCGCTTTATCGCCTCGTGGTACCCGGCGAGTTGGACGTCACCCTGCCAGCCAGTTGGTCGGGCATTCGCCGTCTGCTGCAGGACATGTATCCGGGCGAAAGCGAGGCGATTGAGCGCTTCATGCTGGTCTGCGAAAAGGTCACCCTGGAAAGCTTCATGACCCTGCCAAAGGCCAGTCGCGCCAACAGTGAGGACATGCTCAAGTCGATGTGCCCGTACTACGTGCAGTACGGCTTCCGCCCGGCCCGCGAGGTGCTGGACGAGTTCTTCAGCGACGCCAAGCTGAAGAACATTCTGGCTACCTACTGGCTGTATCTGGGCGTGTCGCCGAGCATGCTGCCGTTTGCCGACCTGGCAACCATGCTCTACGCCTACGCAGTGTTCAAACCCTGGCACATCAAGGGCGGCTCCCAGGCCATGTCCACTGCGCTGGTCGAGTCTTTCCTTGAGGCGGGCGGCGAAGTGCGATTCAACTGTGGCGTGGAGCAGATTCACACCGAGGACGGCCGGGTCTGCGGCGTCAGCCTGGAAGGCGGCGAGCGGGTCAGCTGCGATGCTGTGGTGTCCAATGCCAGCCCGCTGATCACCTTCAATGAATTGCTCGACCTCGACCGTCCACCGCTGAAAATCCAGCAGGACTTCAAGTCGCGGCGCATGGGCACCTCGGCCTTTGTCATCTACCTCGGCCTGGACTGCACGCCGCAGGAGCTGGGCGTAACCACCGCGTCCAGCTTCATCTACGAGACCCTCGACGAGGAACAGATCCATGCGCGCATGGGTAGTTTCGAGCCGCCGCTGGGCGGCATGTTGACCTGCTACAACCTGGAAGATCCGAGCGCTGCGCCCGCGGGCAAGAGCCAGGTGGTGCTGGTTTGTCTGCAGTACGGCGATGTGTGGAAAGCGGTGGCGCCGGAGCGCTATGCGCAGACCAAGTACGAGTTCGCGGAGAAGCTTATCGAGGTGATCGAAAAGGTCTACCCGAAGGTGCGCGAGCATATCGAGGAAGTCGAGGTGGCTACGCCACTGACTATGATGCGTTACCTCAACACCCCAGGTGGTGCGATCTATGGCTTCCAGCAGAGCGCGCAGGATTCGGCGCTGCTGCGCGAGCGTCTGGATAGCGTACCGGGTTTGTATATGGCTGGCTCATGGACGTCCATGGGCGGCTTCCAGCCGACCTATATGGCTGGCGAGTCCACCGCACGCGCGGTGCTCAAGCAACTGAAGAGCAAAGAGGTGGAGCATGTCTGAGCAAAACGCCCTGAATCTGATTGCCGGCTACGCTGAGGCTGCCGCCGCCAAGTTGACACTGGAGCAAAGTGGTAGCGACTTCTACGAGGCTCGCGGCGAGGTTGGTAGCGCCGTGGTGCAGCTGCACCCAAAACGTCTGGCGCTGGAAGTTGCCGAGATTATCGAGGACACCCCCAGCACTAAAACGCTGCGCCTGGTGGCGACCGACCGCCGTGCGCTGCCGCCATTCCAGGCGGGGCAGTACATCAACCTGTTCGTCGACATCGACGGGGTGCAGACGGCGCGGCCTTATGCCATGTCCTCGTCGCCAGCGCAGCGGGAGTATTATGACCTTACCGTTAAGCGGGCTAAGGACGGCTTTGTCTCCAACTACCTGCTCGATCGTGTACAGGTGGGGCAGCACCTCAGCAGCTCGGGGCCTATGGGCACCTTCCACCATAA contains:
- a CDS encoding enoyl-CoA hydratase-related protein; this encodes MVSTYECFAVSVEGGIAHLQLNRPDKANSLTRAFWSELPEAVDQLSRSGQVRAMVISAQGKVFCGGLDMQMFSSAKEFHATCPEEREVLQVNLERMQGALNALEKARFPVIAAVQGACIGGGFDLIAACDLCFSTETAKFRIEETNVGMMADLGVLQRLPRLIPSGVARYLALTGDTLDAAEAYRLGLLAKVFPTAEELLNGAFAAARRIAERPPVAINGIKRAMLYSRDHGVYESLQHTVLLQSAILSGQDILRSVGARAAGETAQFADLIELQKTF
- a CDS encoding XdhC family protein codes for the protein MSELEQLLEAVAVAEGAGEEAVLATVVKVEGSAYRRPGARMLINTLGQTAGTVSGGCLETEVARTAWWLTERGPALRSYSTAEDAEDGDAAVRFGLGCNGTVHLLFERISSPACQLLLANARDLVAPQSGAMATVVGPAHSGLLGQRLVLDGAGRTAGSLPASLQAPLHSLLLQARDAPRASLHQFEQSGGQVLEVLLEPLRPARRLVIFGGGHDAQPLVSMARLQGLHVTLIDSRAHFARAARFPDAHAVLQGDLQQPDALLPLLDDAAVVIMTHSLQQDACWLDLAVRSAACYIGQLGPRERTERLLAGVQRPLPAQLHYPVGLDLGGDTPQSVALAVLAEITAVAHQRQGGKLQQRRTAIHDPVPVERHARVVSPSLSEKY
- a CDS encoding xanthine dehydrogenase family protein molybdopterin-binding subunit; the encoded protein is MSQSGNGVSRRRFLQGSGAALGGLVLSTWLPGFVPHSVAAEVTAAGRLGDQAPRGYGAYVRVGHDGQVTVISPKIEMGQGAHTGIAMMVAEELEVPLSSVSVEDAPPDSELYADSLMQFQATGGSTSTRHSWQPLREAGATARLLLIQAAAARWGVDVAQCQAREGVVHGPDGQQLPYGELVDAASALPLPEAVVLKTPEQFRLLGTPAPRLDTPAKVNGKARFTIDLQVPGMLVASTLTCPVYGGKLKSVDASTARAVPGVQDVVTLDNAVAVTASNYWACQQGLKALRVEWDLGEHAAIDSARLDQALQDASSRDGVVAHSSGDIEAALSGAASTFEAVYEQPFLSHSPLEPMTCVAQVRADACELWVGTQVPAFAQQTAAAVTGLPPERIQVHNQLIGGAFGRRLDFDFITQAVAIAKQVDYPIKLIWSREEDMTHDLYRPHYVDRLTAALDVDGRLQGWQHRIAGASVLARYIGGLPPSGVDFDAVEVAIEPIYALDSLQVNYIREEPKVVPVSWWRGVGPLRSTLALECFIDELAHNAGQDPVDYRLALMDAHPRAQAALKLAAEKAGWQTPLPAGQGRGIAVSAVFGSFLATVVELEVQADKGVRIKRLVSAIDCGLVTNPTSVLAQIEGGTLFGLSASLFNEITLEQGQVQQSNFHNYRQLRINEAPGVEVHIVPSSEDPGGVGETGTALIGPALLNALAAATGERLRRLPLSRAGYFPVQGA
- a CDS encoding putative quinol monooxygenase; amino-acid sequence: MSEIITIVAVLRAADGAAEKVAGILHRAVAPSRAEAGCRGYVLHHDRSDHQRFVFVEQWAGMEAIEAHRQAPHYLAMGKALDGLIAEREVMLLDAVP
- a CDS encoding cytochrome c, translating into MHPSKTLIGGLALAALSLPALADDQALIERGKYLAAAADCVACHTVPGGEPFAGGVEFKLPFGSLYSPNITPDRETGIGDWSDADFLGALHEGVGKDGKRYYPAFPYTSYTLMPDEDVQAIKAYLFSLEPVSNTVPENTLSFPFNQRWGMLFWNLVFHDNARFEPDPTQSEQWNRGAYLVEGPGHCGECHTPRNFAQALSSSQPLAGNLVQGWQAYNISSDVQYGIGAWSPAELVSYLGKGYAPGKGVASGPMGDVVSHSLRHLNSDDLSAIATYLLTTEPQAEGVPRPQPTTAAATPVTDGGLGGHLFAGACAGCHSWNGEGTQSPVATLSGLKTVNDPAGTNLLNILLRGHAAPHLRVDQQMPNFANAYQDAELAAVGSFVLQHFGQSGGTLSAEDVAARRGNTGH
- a CDS encoding TetR/AcrR family transcriptional regulator, which encodes MNKTSQRARDTYHVGNLAPQLLSAAREMLEEVGPTKLSLRAVSERVGVSSTAAYHHYANRAELVGYLAAQGFRELGIALRSADQGNVGLQKLRDASLAYFSFARANPALYQLMFGPELASNHMPLEYREARDEAFGELKRIIAEVLGQGMDSAEVRRSALASWSYTHGLASLVIHGVLQFPAPTTDERFVDSTLQGFEHLFKIRARED
- a CDS encoding phytoene desaturase family protein, giving the protein MKHYDAVVIGAGNAGLTAATALQRGGSRTLLVERHNIPGGCATSFVRGNFEFEVALHQLSGLGTEEKPFVMRKFFDQLGVMDKVEFIQEHALYRLVVPGELDVTLPASWSGIRRLLQDMYPGESEAIERFMLVCEKVTLESFMTLPKASRANSEDMLKSMCPYYVQYGFRPAREVLDEFFSDAKLKNILATYWLYLGVSPSMLPFADLATMLYAYAVFKPWHIKGGSQAMSTALVESFLEAGGEVRFNCGVEQIHTEDGRVCGVSLEGGERVSCDAVVSNASPLITFNELLDLDRPPLKIQQDFKSRRMGTSAFVIYLGLDCTPQELGVTTASSFIYETLDEEQIHARMGSFEPPLGGMLTCYNLEDPSAAPAGKSQVVLVCLQYGDVWKAVAPERYAQTKYEFAEKLIEVIEKVYPKVREHIEEVEVATPLTMMRYLNTPGGAIYGFQQSAQDSALLRERLDSVPGLYMAGSWTSMGGFQPTYMAGESTARAVLKQLKSKEVEHV
- a CDS encoding nucleotidyltransferase family protein, yielding MLAAGSSQRFGSDKRRAPLASGHSMLQAAMARALDAFGQLTLVLREGDDPAALGVPEGVQVLFNPHGERGMAGSLVLGVQHLLQSDAEVLAVLLADMPCLQQNTLQAVIAASDPEHIVQPQFQGRGGHPVLFGRRFWPELLALEGDVGARSVVRARAEYVKVLTVADPGVCLDIDEPSALATLAPSI
- a CDS encoding nucleoside 2-deoxyribosyltransferase; the protein is MPSVYLAGFDVFYPDALGRGAYLKQLCAEHGLRGLYPLDAQVPAGETQPAQWICQANLQALRSADAVLANLGRFRGAEPDSGTVFEVGFACALGKPVWAYFAEQQPLIEQVDHDEQGYCADGFQVEDFGLPRNLMLACSWVGASETAEQAVAQLAAWLRGLGHAAP